Proteins encoded by one window of Hyphomicrobium nitrativorans NL23:
- a CDS encoding imelysin family protein: MAAAAAASVMFVGTTGSWAESAPQPKTQAAMVRDAVDEFILPRIDAFKTRANVLSEAVGEACRVEAKPAALAVAQSAFVETVRAWAPLDFVRFGPSARNHRLERVLFWPDPRATAERQLNTLLAARKPELLQPGALAKQSVAVQGLTALEALLFSEKQPLGNGNDEAARYRCDMARAVASAIDTVAGEIQSGWAGEDGYRAKILNPGPENRLYRDTSESAREIAKALVVGFDLVRDRIALPELHAVSRDPPRRARLPFERSNATGVFVIATIDALKELYDVCAFAARIGPDKPWMVGFLSAGWNGLATESRRLDDVRAGDIASKAHRHVANKLRFDITSIRQIVVRELAANAGIILGFNELDGD, translated from the coding sequence ATGGCAGCCGCCGCCGCTGCGTCGGTGATGTTCGTTGGCACAACGGGTAGCTGGGCGGAAAGCGCGCCTCAGCCGAAAACCCAGGCGGCGATGGTTCGCGACGCCGTGGACGAATTTATCTTGCCGCGCATCGACGCTTTCAAGACGCGTGCGAACGTCTTGTCCGAAGCGGTTGGCGAGGCGTGCAGGGTGGAGGCGAAGCCCGCCGCCCTCGCGGTGGCCCAGTCCGCCTTCGTCGAGACGGTGCGCGCGTGGGCGCCGCTCGATTTCGTGCGCTTCGGACCCTCGGCCCGAAACCACCGCCTCGAACGGGTGCTGTTCTGGCCCGACCCTCGCGCCACCGCAGAGCGGCAGTTGAACACGCTGCTCGCCGCGCGCAAGCCGGAGCTTTTGCAGCCCGGCGCGCTCGCCAAGCAAAGCGTTGCCGTCCAAGGCCTGACGGCGCTCGAAGCGCTCCTTTTCAGCGAAAAGCAGCCGCTTGGAAACGGGAATGACGAGGCGGCACGTTATCGCTGCGACATGGCGCGAGCCGTAGCCTCGGCCATCGATACGGTTGCCGGAGAAATCCAAAGCGGCTGGGCGGGCGAAGACGGCTATCGCGCCAAGATCCTGAATCCCGGACCGGAGAACCGCCTCTATCGCGACACGTCCGAGTCGGCCCGCGAGATCGCCAAGGCGCTCGTCGTCGGCTTCGATCTCGTGCGCGACCGCATCGCGTTGCCGGAGCTTCATGCCGTGTCGCGCGATCCTCCCCGTCGCGCACGCCTTCCGTTCGAGAGGTCGAATGCGACGGGCGTCTTCGTCATCGCGACAATCGACGCGCTGAAGGAACTCTATGACGTGTGCGCGTTTGCCGCCCGCATCGGTCCCGATAAGCCGTGGATGGTCGGATTTTTGTCGGCTGGGTGGAACGGGCTCGCGACAGAGTCGCGAAGACTTGACGATGTCCGGGCCGGAGACATCGCCTCGAAGGCTCACAGGCACGTCGCCAACAAGCTGCGCTTCGACATCACCTCTATTCGCCAAATCGTTGTCAGGGAGCTCGCGGCCAATGCCGGCATCATCCTGGGCTTCAACGAACTCGACGGCGATTGA